The Niallia alba genome includes a window with the following:
- the dnaJ gene encoding molecular chaperone DnaJ — MDKRDYYEVLGVSKGASKDEIKKAYRKLSKKYHPDINKDADADEKFKEVKEAYEVLSDDQKRAHYDQFGHTDPNQGFGGGGDFGGFGGFEDIFSTFFGGGGSRRRDPNAPRQGADLQYTMTLSFEEAAFGKETEIEIPREENCETCSGTGAKPGTKPVTCKHCSGTGQLNVEQNTPFGRIVNRRTCNYCHGTGKEIKHKCSTCGGTGKVKKRRKISVKIPAGIDDGQQLRVSGQGEPGVNGGPAGDLYVVFHIRRHDFFERDGEDVYCEMPITFVQAALGDEIEVPTIHGKVKLKVPAGTQTGTKFRLKGKGIPNVRGYGQGDQHVIVRLITPTKLSEKQKQILQEFADVTGASPQGEEDDSFFSKVKKAFKGE, encoded by the coding sequence ATGGATAAACGAGATTACTATGAAGTCCTGGGAGTAAGCAAAGGCGCTTCTAAGGATGAAATAAAAAAAGCATATCGTAAGCTTTCGAAAAAGTATCATCCAGATATTAATAAAGATGCAGATGCAGATGAAAAGTTTAAAGAAGTCAAAGAGGCATACGAAGTTTTAAGTGATGATCAAAAAAGAGCTCATTATGATCAATTTGGGCACACAGATCCTAATCAAGGATTTGGTGGCGGGGGAGACTTCGGTGGTTTCGGTGGCTTTGAAGATATTTTCAGCACATTTTTTGGTGGTGGAGGTTCAAGAAGACGAGATCCTAATGCTCCACGCCAAGGGGCTGATTTACAATATACAATGACCCTTTCATTTGAAGAAGCGGCATTTGGCAAAGAGACAGAAATTGAAATACCAAGAGAAGAAAACTGTGAAACATGTAGTGGAACAGGTGCAAAACCTGGAACCAAACCAGTTACATGTAAGCATTGTAGCGGTACAGGGCAATTGAATGTAGAGCAAAATACGCCGTTCGGTCGTATTGTGAATAGAAGAACATGTAATTATTGCCATGGTACTGGTAAAGAGATTAAGCATAAATGTTCTACTTGTGGCGGAACTGGTAAAGTGAAAAAACGCCGTAAAATCAGTGTTAAAATTCCTGCAGGTATCGATGATGGCCAACAATTAAGAGTATCTGGTCAAGGTGAGCCTGGAGTGAATGGAGGACCAGCAGGTGATTTATATGTTGTATTCCACATAAGAAGACATGATTTCTTCGAGCGTGATGGGGAAGATGTATATTGTGAAATGCCGATTACTTTTGTTCAAGCTGCACTTGGGGATGAAATTGAAGTCCCTACGATTCATGGAAAAGTGAAGCTAAAAGTACCTGCAGGAACACAAACAGGAACGAAATTTAGACTTAAAGGCAAAGGTATTCCAAATGTGCGTGGATACGGTCAAGGTGACCAACACGTGATTGTACGACTAATAACGCCAACAAAGCTATCCGAAAAACAAAAGCAAATTTTACAAGAGTTTGCTGATGTAACAGGGGCTTCCCCTCAAGGAGAAGAAGATGATAGCTTTTTCTCTAAAGTGAAAAAAGCATTTAAAGGTGAATAA